In a genomic window of Rhododendron vialii isolate Sample 1 chromosome 12a, ASM3025357v1:
- the LOC131311196 gene encoding uncharacterized protein LOC131311196, with amino-acid sequence MDSGSRRTQTPELMSLFPTSPYIEFPVLIFRLSHILPRPSVNLIVKYYKEFKENKITPLQLKNNVRQLAGDKLLTDIIEDYNTKKLEADMSSFRSRSQATMVPCIQINSCVVLLKLEANMSSFRIGERNWDDNFTASQPNCRSIDKL; translated from the exons ATGGATTCAG GTTCCCGAAGAACTCAGACACCCGAGTTGATGTCGTTGTTTCCCACTTCACCATACATAGAATTTCCTGTTCTGATATTCAGGCTATCGCATATCTTACCTCGTCCAAGCGTGAATTTGATTGTGAAGTATTACAAGGAGTTCAAA GAAAATAAGATTACGCCACTGCAACTCAAAAACAACGTGAGGCAATTAGCTGGAGACAAGTTGTTAACTGATATAATCGAGGACTATAATACGAAG AAACTCGAGGCAGATATGTCCAGCTTCAGGTCCCGGTCACAAGCCACCATGGTTCCGTGCATTCAGATTAATTCTTGTGTTGTACTACTGAAACTCGAGGCAAATATGTCCAGCTTCAGGATCGGAGAACGCAATTGGGACGACAATTTTACGGCTTCTCAACCGAATTGTCGATCCATTGATAAGCTGTGA
- the LOC131311197 gene encoding uncharacterized acetyltransferase At3g50280-like, translating to MNPPIVQTISECFIKPQYPSEEPNHPPVYLAPWDIAFLSFHYIQKGLLFIKPADEQQNPVKSLLDKLKESLSLTLVRFYPLAGRLATRKQENPPSYSVHIDCNNSPGAKLIYATADVAVYDILSPVDVPLVVQSFFDHDRAINHDGHVLSLLSIQVTELIDGIFIGFSINHVVADGTSYWQFFNTLSNTFRALGTSPKISRPPIPNRWFPVGYGPIINLPFSHHDQFTSRFEAPPVRERIFHFSSESIAKLKSKANSECKTNKISSFQAVSALVWTCVVRARGLPRDQETYCMMAVNNRSRMNPPLPSEYFGNSVQIAGAKAPAGELLDRGSGWAAWRLHETVASHSDAAAREWVERWMEGPCVYQLGQLFNQFTTIMSSSPRFPMYEIEFGMGKAVAIRSGYANKSDGSVTFYPGCEGGGSMDLEVCLSPDAMSGLESDGEFMDVVNLSAHK from the coding sequence ATGAACCCTCCAATCGTTCAAACCATTTCAGAATGCTTCATCAAACCACAGTATCCATCAGAGGAACCGAACCATCCACCAGTCTACTTGGCCCCATGGGATATAGCCTTTCTTTCATTTCATTACATCCAAAAGGGCCTCCTCTTTATCAAGCCTGCTGATGAGCAACAAAACCCTGTCAAATCTCTTCTAGACAAGCTCaaagagtctctctctctcacccttgTTCGTTTCTACCCACTTGCCGGTCGACTCGCAACCCGAAAACAAGAGAATCCGCCTTCCTACTCGGTGCACATTGATTGCAACAACAGTCCCGGAGCAAAATTAATCTACGCAACTGCGGATGTAGCCGTTTATGACATTCTTTCACCCGTTGATGTCCCGTTAGTTGTACAATCGTTCTTCGATCATGACAGGGCCATCAATCACGACGGCCATGTCTTGTCGTTGCTGTCGATTCAAGTGACGGAGCTAATCGATGGGATATTCATTGGGTTTTCGATCAACCACGTGGTCGCTGACGGGACATCATACTGGCAATTCTTCAACACTTTATCGAACACCTTCCGTGCACTAGGCACGAGTCCCAAAATTTCTCGCCCCCCAATTCCCAATCGGTGGTTTCCCGTAGGGTACGGTCCGATCATCAACCTACCTTTCTCTCACCACGACCAGTTCACCAGCAGGTTCGAAGCGCCCCCTGTTAGAGAGAGAATCTTCCACTTCTCGTCCGAATCCATAGCCAAACTCAAATCCAAGGCCAATTCGGAATGCAAAACGAACAAGATCTCCTCGTTCCAAGCCGTGTCCGCCCTGGTCTGGACGTGCGTGGTACGCGCGCGGGGTCTTCCGCGAGACCAGGAAACCTACTGCATGATGGCTGTAAATAACCGATCCCGAATGAACCCGCCGTTACCGAGCGAGTACTTTGGTAACTCGGTGCAAATAGCGGGGGCAAAAGCCCCCGCCGGCGAACTGCTTGATCGCGGGTCCGGGTGGGCTGCGTGGCGGCTGCACGAGACGGTGGCGAGCCACTCGGACGCGGCGGCGCGAGAGTGGGTGGAGAGGTGGATGGAGGGTCCGTGCGTGTACCAACTCGGGCAGCTTTTCAACCAGTTTACTACGATTATGTCGAGCTCGCCGCGGTTTCCGATGTACGAGATTGAGTTCGGGATGGGAAAAGCGGTGGCGATTCGGAGTGGGTATGCGAACAAGTCCGACGGGAGTGTGACGTTTTACCCTGGGTGTGAGGGCGGGGGAAGCATGGATTTAGAGGTGTGTTTGTCGCCGGACGCAATGAGTGGACTTGAATCCGATGGGGAATTCATGGACGTCGTTAATTTATCTGCTCacaagtga